One genomic window of Pseudomonas chlororaphis subsp. piscium includes the following:
- a CDS encoding carboxymuconolactone decarboxylase family protein, giving the protein MSSSHPTQAVNLLQTIPEIFESLGQVHGLIDAHGLERKLHHLVVLRASQINQCGFCVKMHTREAREDGESNERLDRLVVWRHVSDFNAAERAALAWTEALTVLREDTDFGPLRAALREHFSEAQIAALTADIGMINLWNRLQVSRH; this is encoded by the coding sequence ATGTCATCCAGCCACCCGACCCAAGCCGTCAACCTGCTGCAAACCATCCCCGAGATCTTCGAAAGCCTGGGCCAGGTCCACGGCCTGATCGACGCCCACGGCCTGGAACGCAAGCTGCACCATCTGGTGGTGTTGCGCGCCTCGCAGATCAACCAGTGCGGTTTCTGCGTGAAGATGCACACCCGCGAAGCCCGCGAAGACGGCGAAAGCAACGAGCGCCTGGACCGCCTGGTGGTCTGGCGCCATGTCAGCGACTTCAACGCCGCCGAACGCGCCGCCCTGGCCTGGACCGAAGCCCTCACCGTGCTGCGCGAAGACACCGACTTCGGCCCGTTGCGCGCCGCCCTGCGTGAACATTTCAGCGAAGCGCAGATCGCCGCCTTGACGGCCGATATCGGCATGATCAACCTGTGGAATCGCTTGCAGGTGTCGAGGCACTGA
- the sigJ gene encoding RNA polymerase sigma factor SigJ, producing the protein MDRIDDTTVFESRRSFLLGLAYRLLGSRAEAEDVVQDLFIKWLEADKASIATPAAWLTTACTRHCIDLLRSAQRSRLDYVGTWLPEPIHTLHHDSPEQSHELASSLSTAFLLLLERLTPKERAAYLLYDIFDLGYPQVAQTLGVQEATCRKLVSRAKASLGNTQARYQPDPSRQEQLLSAFHSAITSGSTQGLAAMLSEDVELCADGGGKASAIRETLYGLEAVLAFVGESLSRYWREYQWQEVEINGGRGVVLRGEGEVVAVVSFGYDVGGRVNRVFIMRNPDKLVGVGSGVLV; encoded by the coding sequence ATGGATCGAATCGATGACACGACGGTATTCGAAAGCCGTCGCAGCTTCCTGCTGGGCCTGGCCTACCGCCTCCTCGGCTCCCGCGCCGAGGCCGAGGACGTGGTGCAGGACCTGTTCATCAAATGGCTGGAGGCCGACAAGGCCTCCATCGCCACCCCGGCCGCCTGGCTGACCACCGCCTGCACCCGGCACTGCATCGACCTGCTGCGCTCGGCCCAGCGCTCGCGCCTGGACTACGTCGGCACCTGGCTGCCGGAACCGATCCATACCCTGCATCACGACTCCCCCGAACAGAGCCACGAACTGGCCTCGTCGCTGTCCACCGCCTTCCTGCTCCTGCTCGAACGCCTGACCCCCAAGGAACGCGCCGCCTACCTGCTGTACGATATCTTCGACCTGGGCTACCCCCAAGTCGCGCAAACCCTCGGCGTCCAGGAAGCCACCTGCCGCAAACTGGTCTCCCGCGCCAAAGCCAGCCTGGGCAACACCCAGGCGCGCTACCAGCCGGACCCGTCGCGCCAGGAACAACTGCTGAGCGCCTTCCACAGCGCCATCACCAGCGGCTCGACCCAAGGCCTGGCCGCGATGCTCTCCGAAGACGTCGAGCTGTGCGCCGATGGCGGCGGCAAAGCCAGCGCGATTCGCGAGACCTTGTATGGGCTGGAAGCGGTGCTGGCGTTTGTGGGCGAGTCGTTGAGCAGGTACTGGCGGGAGTATCAGTGGCAGGAGGTGGAGATCAATGGTGGGCGTGGGGTGGTGTTGCGGGGGGAGGGGGAGGTGGTTGCGGTGGTGAGTTTTGGGTATGACGTAGGGGGGCGGGTGAACCGTGTCTTTATCATGCGGAATCCGGATAAGTTGGTGGGGGTGGGGAGTGGGGTGTTGGTGTGA
- a CDS encoding HNH endonuclease: MPSSPTSNQSNPAWSRDELVLALDLYLRHRGGLPGKNHPEVEALSQSLNLIGNATGVSKNQSFRNTNGVCMKLNNFRRWDPSYTDSGRTGLAKGNKDEELVWQEFANNPKRLAEVVAAINANVESGTTTPINLNEEEEPGFFEAEEGKVLTRVHRVRERDKKLVKHKKDEALKKHGELKCEACGFNFSKTYGADIEGIIDIHHTKPLHTLQPGDKTKLTDLALLCANCHRVVHSRRKWLSVAEVKARYQTNRL, from the coding sequence ATGCCCTCCTCACCCACCAGTAATCAATCCAATCCCGCTTGGAGTCGCGACGAACTTGTCCTGGCCCTGGACCTTTACCTCCGCCATCGCGGTGGGTTGCCCGGGAAGAACCACCCGGAAGTGGAAGCCTTATCACAGAGCCTCAATCTCATTGGCAACGCCACTGGCGTGAGTAAGAACCAGAGCTTTCGCAACACCAATGGTGTCTGCATGAAGCTCAACAATTTCCGTCGCTGGGACCCGAGCTACACCGACTCCGGCCGGACTGGTCTTGCGAAAGGCAACAAGGATGAAGAGTTGGTATGGCAGGAGTTCGCTAACAACCCCAAACGACTCGCCGAAGTAGTGGCCGCCATCAACGCCAACGTCGAGTCCGGCACGACTACCCCTATAAATTTAAATGAAGAGGAAGAGCCAGGTTTCTTCGAAGCTGAGGAAGGCAAAGTGCTCACCCGAGTACACCGGGTACGGGAAAGGGACAAAAAGCTCGTCAAACACAAAAAGGACGAAGCCCTCAAGAAACACGGTGAACTCAAGTGCGAAGCCTGCGGCTTCAACTTCAGCAAAACCTATGGTGCGGACATCGAAGGCATCATCGACATTCACCACACCAAGCCACTGCACACACTCCAACCCGGCGACAAAACCAAGCTCACTGACCTGGCGTTGCTATGTGCTAATTGTCATCGTGTGGTGCATTCACGACGTAAGTGGCTGAGCGTGGCGGAGGTGAAAGCGCGCTATCAAACTAATCGCTTGTAA
- a CDS encoding DUF2075 domain-containing protein yields the protein MIVYAATKQQFLDVCDNDDIEEVILKHFKEATGKKVAASEIRSWQGSLTYMAKALRDKDLPDDAGVAIELHIPQSMKRIDFLLTGHDQHQTKNAVLVELKQWSKASATNKDAIVKTALGGSHVETIHPSYQVWSYATLLEGFNEAVYDKGIQVRPCAYLHNYVSDGVIDSAHYDAYTSKAPLFLKGPDELTKLRSFLKQHIYYGDNKEVLYELSSGKIRPSKALAEALSGLMEGKPEFVLIDDQKEVFESVLAAVKEASAEAPKVVIIEGGPGTGKTVVAINLLVTLTALRLMSRYVSKNAAPRAVYEKKLIGTIKPTKFSSLFSGSGAYMEIKPDFYDALIVDEAHRLNEKSGFYGNEGDNQIKELIGSAKCTVFFIDEDQRVTLKDIGSKQAIRAFAEARGATVEEYTLSSQFRCSGSDGYLAWLDDVLGIRQTANPLLDASEYEFKVFDSPQAMHEAIEQKNHGNKARVVAGYCWPWRSKKDSKAKDIEIGDHYARQWNLDQDGSLWIIAENSVEQVGCIHTCQGLEVDYIGVIIGPDLIVRNGQVVTSPHERDKYDKSIRGWKKLMKEQPVLAQQETDLIIKNTYRTLMTRGMKGCYLYCTDPETAQYFANRLAEQSND from the coding sequence GTGATCGTTTACGCCGCGACCAAACAGCAATTCCTCGACGTTTGCGATAACGACGATATCGAAGAGGTCATCCTCAAGCACTTCAAAGAGGCCACGGGCAAGAAAGTGGCGGCTTCGGAGATCAGATCTTGGCAGGGTTCGCTGACTTATATGGCCAAGGCCCTACGCGATAAGGATCTGCCGGATGACGCTGGCGTGGCCATTGAGCTGCACATTCCGCAGTCCATGAAACGCATCGACTTCTTGCTGACAGGCCACGATCAACATCAGACCAAAAATGCAGTGCTGGTTGAACTGAAACAGTGGAGCAAAGCCAGCGCCACCAATAAGGACGCGATCGTGAAGACGGCGCTAGGTGGCAGTCATGTGGAAACCATCCACCCGTCCTATCAGGTGTGGTCGTACGCCACTTTGTTAGAGGGTTTCAATGAAGCCGTCTATGACAAAGGCATCCAAGTCCGCCCCTGCGCCTATCTGCATAACTACGTCAGCGATGGCGTTATCGACTCAGCTCACTACGACGCCTATACCAGCAAGGCACCGTTGTTCCTCAAGGGCCCAGACGAGCTGACGAAGCTGAGAAGTTTCCTCAAGCAGCACATCTATTACGGCGACAACAAAGAGGTGCTTTACGAGCTTTCCAGCGGCAAGATCCGCCCGTCCAAAGCCTTGGCTGAGGCACTTAGCGGGCTGATGGAGGGCAAGCCTGAGTTCGTACTGATTGATGATCAGAAGGAAGTTTTTGAGTCGGTACTGGCTGCGGTCAAAGAAGCCTCTGCCGAGGCTCCAAAGGTCGTGATTATTGAAGGCGGTCCAGGTACCGGAAAAACGGTCGTGGCTATCAATCTGTTAGTAACGCTCACCGCCTTACGGTTGATGAGCAGGTATGTCTCGAAAAACGCCGCGCCACGTGCCGTGTACGAGAAGAAACTGATCGGCACCATCAAGCCCACCAAGTTCTCCAGCCTGTTTTCCGGTTCGGGCGCCTATATGGAGATTAAGCCCGACTTTTATGACGCGCTGATCGTTGATGAAGCCCACAGGCTCAATGAAAAAAGTGGTTTTTATGGCAATGAGGGCGACAACCAGATCAAGGAATTGATCGGGTCCGCTAAATGCACAGTGTTCTTTATCGACGAAGATCAGCGCGTGACCTTAAAGGATATCGGCAGCAAACAAGCGATCCGCGCGTTTGCCGAGGCCAGAGGGGCAACGGTGGAGGAATACACCCTATCTTCCCAGTTCCGTTGCAGTGGTTCCGATGGCTACTTGGCGTGGCTGGATGACGTACTGGGTATTCGCCAGACCGCCAACCCGTTGCTCGATGCCAGCGAGTACGAGTTCAAGGTGTTCGACTCCCCGCAAGCGATGCACGAGGCCATCGAGCAAAAGAATCATGGAAACAAAGCGCGGGTTGTCGCCGGTTACTGCTGGCCATGGCGTAGCAAGAAAGACTCCAAGGCCAAGGATATCGAGATCGGTGACCACTACGCTCGCCAATGGAACCTGGATCAGGACGGCAGCTTGTGGATCATCGCGGAGAACTCCGTGGAACAGGTCGGCTGCATTCATACCTGCCAAGGGCTGGAAGTGGATTACATCGGCGTGATCATCGGGCCGGATTTGATCGTGCGTAATGGCCAGGTAGTGACTTCGCCCCATGAGCGAGACAAGTACGACAAGTCGATTCGCGGCTGGAAAAAGTTGATGAAAGAGCAGCCAGTTCTGGCGCAGCAAGAGACGGACCTAATCATCAAAAACACCTATCGAACCTTGATGACCCGTGGGATGAAAGGTTGCTATCTGTACTGTACCGATCCAGAAACCGCGCAATATTTTGCAAACCGGCTAGCCGAGCAAAGCAACGACTGA
- a CDS encoding nucleotide pyrophosphohydrolase → MSKTEQPVKQLIDVQHLATALQRFADDRDWQQFHSPKNLLLALTGETGELCEIFQWMSEADAMDAAKRPETAQAVKDELADVLMYLVRLSTVLGVDLNEAVTSKLTLNGQKYPVDKAKSTSKKYDQL, encoded by the coding sequence GTGAGCAAAACAGAGCAACCTGTCAAACAATTAATAGATGTACAACACCTTGCAACCGCACTACAGCGCTTTGCCGACGACCGCGACTGGCAGCAGTTCCACTCTCCCAAGAACCTGCTCCTGGCCCTCACCGGTGAAACCGGAGAGCTCTGCGAAATCTTCCAATGGATGAGCGAAGCCGATGCCATGGACGCGGCCAAGCGCCCAGAAACTGCTCAAGCGGTGAAGGATGAGTTGGCTGACGTGCTGATGTACCTGGTGCGCCTAAGCACTGTGCTGGGCGTCGACCTCAACGAAGCGGTGACCAGCAAACTCACGTTGAACGGTCAGAAGTACCCCGTCGACAAAGCCAAAAGCACCAGCAAGAAGTACGACCAACTCTGA
- a CDS encoding fructose-bisphosphate aldolase, giving the protein MNIQTPHERFIPLTPIASDTPVLFIDSQAPLLDLHFCASERLHTVLDYLNLMACTKLRDSSEKDINTITNTARLLLQDTKDILAAIETRI; this is encoded by the coding sequence ATGAATATCCAAACTCCACACGAACGTTTTATTCCCCTCACTCCAATCGCCAGTGATACCCCGGTGTTGTTTATAGACAGTCAAGCTCCATTACTGGATCTGCATTTCTGCGCCAGCGAGCGCTTGCACACTGTTCTCGATTATTTGAATCTAATGGCCTGCACTAAGCTGAGAGACTCCAGCGAGAAAGATATTAACACTATAACCAATACAGCTCGATTACTATTACAGGACACAAAAGACATATTAGCAGCAATTGAAACTAGAATTTAA
- a CDS encoding GNAT family N-acetyltransferase codes for MDCEIRPANEQDADAISRLIIAALQTSNAQDYPAAVIAQVRQNFSPHAVRQLLSKRQVWVAQAAGEIVGTASLDGHVVRSVFVAPKRQGQGVGRQLMAELERQALGAGITQLTVPSSITAEGFYANLGFRPLREQYHGEERTLIMQRELTPPL; via the coding sequence ATGGACTGTGAAATCCGCCCCGCCAACGAGCAGGACGCCGACGCCATCAGCCGCCTGATCATCGCCGCCCTGCAGACCAGCAACGCCCAGGACTACCCTGCCGCCGTGATCGCCCAGGTGCGGCAAAACTTCAGCCCGCACGCGGTGCGCCAGTTATTGAGCAAACGCCAGGTCTGGGTGGCACAGGCGGCCGGCGAAATCGTCGGCACCGCCAGCCTCGACGGCCATGTAGTGCGCTCGGTCTTCGTCGCCCCGAAAAGACAAGGCCAGGGCGTCGGCCGCCAGCTGATGGCCGAACTCGAACGCCAGGCCCTGGGCGCCGGCATCACCCAGCTGACCGTGCCCTCCTCGATCACCGCCGAAGGCTTCTACGCCAACCTGGGCTTTCGTCCCCTGCGCGAGCAATACCATGGCGAAGAACGCACCCTGATCATGCAACGCGAACTGACGCCACCCCTGTAG
- a CDS encoding DUF6691 family protein, which translates to MRKVTAFIAGLLFGLGLLLSGMTNPTKVLSFLDLAGQWDPSLALVMLGAIGAAWWPFHWAIKQPNALLGATMQLPTRRDIDRRLIGGSLLFGIGWGIAGICPGPGLTLLLTPHWQAWVFVLAMLAGMLLFQWLEARRTH; encoded by the coding sequence ATGCGCAAGGTCACAGCCTTTATCGCCGGTCTGTTGTTTGGCCTCGGCCTGCTGCTGTCGGGCATGACCAACCCGACCAAGGTCCTGAGCTTTCTGGACCTGGCGGGCCAGTGGGACCCGTCCCTGGCCCTGGTGATGCTCGGCGCCATCGGCGCTGCCTGGTGGCCGTTCCACTGGGCCATCAAACAGCCCAATGCCCTGCTCGGCGCGACCATGCAATTGCCCACCCGCCGCGATATCGACCGCCGCCTGATCGGTGGCAGCCTGCTGTTCGGCATCGGCTGGGGCATCGCCGGCATCTGCCCGGGGCCGGGGCTGACCCTGCTGCTCACGCCCCATTGGCAGGCCTGGGTATTTGTCCTGGCCATGCTGGCGGGCATGCTGCTGTTTCAGTGGCTGGAAGCGCGCCGCACGCACTGA
- a CDS encoding YeeE/YedE family protein: MNIDWLHFTPWSALAGGALIGLAAGLFVMANGRIAGISGLLGSLLQPGSEGWSEKALFLSGLLLAPLFWGLFQVLPTIEFQSGIAGLIGAGLLVGLGTRYSAGCTSGHGVCGISRWSPRSLVATLSFMLTGFITVWLLRHGMGL, from the coding sequence ATGAACATCGACTGGCTGCACTTCACACCCTGGAGCGCCCTCGCCGGTGGCGCGCTGATTGGTCTGGCCGCCGGGCTGTTTGTCATGGCCAACGGGCGCATTGCCGGGATCAGCGGCTTGCTGGGCAGCCTGTTGCAACCGGGCAGCGAAGGCTGGAGCGAAAAGGCCCTGTTCCTCTCGGGCCTGCTGTTGGCGCCGTTGTTCTGGGGGCTGTTCCAGGTGTTGCCGACAATCGAGTTCCAAAGCGGCATCGCCGGCCTGATCGGCGCCGGGCTGTTGGTGGGCCTGGGTACGCGCTACAGCGCGGGCTGCACCAGTGGTCATGGGGTCTGTGGCATCTCCCGATGGTCGCCGCGCTCATTGGTCGCCACCCTGAGTTTTATGCTGACCGGCTTTATCACGGTCTGGCTGCTGCGCCACGGGATGGGGCTATGA
- a CDS encoding DUF2931 family protein, with protein MGAFITLLGALLLTGCQVSDPLSGKNDPKDPWWELGFIEPFYMKVWVEDSAVEDINGKLFRRTGGGSAAGGDMGYNKEWARGWGGGGGGSAKSVVGADLPKRIFVRWQSVVEPQAYRAWVDIPEEARKIMTTSTNRRCPETPHQTARYMASVYLGLAPGGIVQVWVRDECRNTVKVARAQAEIEPLGPHLGKSNGHYYPLPENSKRYIEKYGIPYGSW; from the coding sequence ATGGGAGCATTCATCACCCTGCTGGGCGCACTGCTGTTGACTGGCTGCCAGGTCAGTGATCCGTTATCCGGAAAAAACGACCCCAAAGATCCTTGGTGGGAGCTTGGCTTCATCGAGCCGTTCTATATGAAAGTTTGGGTTGAAGACAGCGCCGTTGAAGATATCAACGGCAAGCTATTCCGTCGTACTGGCGGCGGTTCCGCTGCGGGTGGAGATATGGGTTACAACAAAGAGTGGGCCAGAGGATGGGGTGGTGGGGGTGGAGGTAGCGCTAAGTCAGTGGTTGGCGCTGACTTGCCCAAGCGCATTTTCGTACGCTGGCAATCGGTCGTAGAGCCACAGGCTTATCGGGCATGGGTGGATATTCCAGAAGAGGCCCGGAAAATCATGACTACCTCGACCAACCGACGCTGCCCGGAAACTCCGCATCAGACTGCTCGCTATATGGCATCGGTCTATTTAGGCCTGGCCCCCGGTGGCATCGTACAAGTCTGGGTCAGAGATGAATGCCGCAACACAGTCAAAGTCGCCCGTGCGCAAGCTGAGATTGAACCGCTGGGGCCGCACCTGGGTAAATCAAACGGGCACTACTACCCGCTACCCGAGAATTCCAAGCGGTACATAGAGAAATACGGCATCCCCTATGGCAGTTGGTAA
- a CDS encoding DUF2931 family protein — protein MRVFIALLGALLLTGCLASDPLSGKNDPKAPWWQLGFSEPFYMKVWVEDSAVEDINGKLFLHTGGGSAAGGDMGYDKEWARGWGGRGVGGSGKSVVGADLPKRIFVRWQSIVEPQTYRTWVDIPEEARKIMWTSTNRRCPETPHQAARYMASVYLGLAPGGIVQVWVRDECRHPVKVARTQAEVEPLGPDQGKNNGRYAYKVSEKSKRYIEKYGIPYGSW, from the coding sequence ATGAGAGTATTCATCGCCCTGCTAGGCGCACTGCTGTTGACTGGCTGTCTGGCTAGCGACCCGCTATCTGGGAAAAACGACCCCAAGGCACCTTGGTGGCAGCTTGGCTTCAGCGAGCCGTTCTATATGAAAGTTTGGGTCGAAGACAGCGCTGTTGAAGATATCAACGGCAAACTATTTCTTCACACTGGTGGCGGCTCCGCTGCGGGTGGTGATATGGGGTACGACAAAGAGTGGGCCAGAGGATGGGGAGGGAGGGGAGTTGGAGGCAGCGGTAAGTCGGTGGTTGGCGCTGACCTACCAAAGCGCATTTTCGTACGCTGGCAATCCATAGTAGAGCCACAGACTTATCGCACCTGGGTCGATATCCCGGAAGAAGCCCGAAAAATCATGTGGACCTCGACTAACCGGCGCTGCCCGGAGACACCGCATCAGGCCGCCCGCTATATGGCATCGGTCTATTTAGGTCTGGCCCCCGGCGGCATCGTACAAGTCTGGGTCAGAGATGAATGCCGTCATCCGGTCAAAGTCGCCCGGACCCAGGCCGAAGTTGAGCCATTAGGGCCGGACCAAGGAAAAAACAATGGGCGTTACGCCTACAAGGTCAGCGAGAAGTCCAAACGCTATATAGAGAAGTACGGCATCCCCTATGGCAGTTGGTAG
- a CDS encoding T6SS phospholipase effector Tle1-like catalytic domain-containing protein — protein MASNGPGPMPNLLRPANPNQRPAERAAETEQPSYGEQLWAQYEKYAKEPAPPPEKVQVALRIGVFFDGTGNNASNSAMGQLCGAQHPIEAKDLDGSCKPYMRDPESSYGNDVSNVKRLSDLYYSNQTPEGEGLQKRAFHSIYIEGIGTRADEKDSLITSGTGRGETGVLGCVQRAFLEIKEYISGIHEENSEAEITSLIFDTFGFSRGAAAARHFANEVVRWLGPLELILHDYSSAFSPRFNRQYGNDVDMGFIGLFDTVPSVAGLSNLGNVRSAIAPGIKLHLDRRYFRSVVQLVARDEYRANFALSRVKPDHVEITLPGAHSDIGGGYLDEMQECVLVSPMQALEVPITTDVTQTSIYRDAVQAKSRWLAKGWPTQWLEIVTPEPMVLPQDSQDRLGLRQKRVYAGLQLKRPMSNKLAKVYLRVMYELAKESGVQFEDIPETTEYAVPLELQALCDRFVAGDYSTTPAEETMLKLRYIHLSAHWNHPLGKQNGGSLKVVYINAPTVDAVRVQHPHVPDWTLW, from the coding sequence ATGGCCAGCAACGGACCCGGGCCAATGCCCAACCTTCTACGGCCCGCCAACCCCAACCAGCGCCCCGCTGAACGCGCCGCCGAGACCGAACAGCCCAGCTACGGCGAACAGCTCTGGGCCCAGTACGAGAAATACGCCAAGGAACCTGCGCCACCGCCTGAAAAGGTTCAGGTGGCGCTGCGCATTGGTGTGTTCTTTGACGGTACCGGCAATAACGCCAGCAATTCGGCTATGGGCCAGCTGTGTGGCGCCCAGCACCCTATTGAGGCCAAGGATCTCGATGGCAGTTGCAAGCCGTATATGAGGGATCCGGAGAGTAGTTATGGGAATGATGTGAGCAATGTTAAGCGGTTGAGTGATTTGTACTATTCCAACCAGACACCTGAGGGTGAAGGTCTGCAAAAGCGTGCCTTTCACTCAATCTATATCGAAGGCATTGGTACACGAGCTGACGAAAAAGACAGCCTGATTACCTCAGGTACAGGACGTGGCGAGACGGGTGTCTTAGGGTGTGTACAAAGGGCTTTCCTTGAGATCAAAGAATATATCAGCGGCATCCACGAAGAGAATTCTGAGGCTGAGATCACTTCGCTGATCTTCGATACTTTTGGCTTTAGTCGAGGAGCCGCAGCGGCCCGACACTTTGCCAATGAAGTCGTGCGCTGGCTCGGGCCACTCGAGCTAATTCTCCACGACTACTCCAGTGCCTTCAGCCCCCGCTTCAACCGACAGTACGGCAACGACGTAGACATGGGTTTTATTGGCCTGTTCGACACAGTGCCGTCGGTTGCCGGCTTGAGTAATCTGGGCAACGTGCGCAGCGCCATTGCCCCAGGTATCAAGCTGCACCTCGACCGTCGCTACTTTCGCTCGGTGGTTCAATTGGTCGCCCGCGACGAGTACCGCGCCAACTTTGCTCTGAGCCGGGTCAAACCCGATCATGTCGAGATCACCCTACCCGGAGCGCACTCGGATATCGGTGGCGGTTATCTGGATGAGATGCAGGAGTGTGTACTGGTCAGCCCGATGCAGGCGCTGGAGGTACCGATCACTACTGATGTGACCCAAACCTCGATTTACCGAGACGCGGTACAAGCAAAATCGCGCTGGCTGGCCAAGGGCTGGCCCACACAATGGCTGGAGATCGTCACGCCGGAGCCGATGGTTCTGCCGCAGGATTCACAGGACCGCCTCGGTTTACGACAAAAACGAGTGTATGCCGGCCTGCAGCTCAAGAGACCAATGAGTAACAAACTGGCAAAGGTGTATCTGCGCGTCATGTATGAACTGGCCAAGGAGAGCGGTGTGCAGTTCGAGGACATCCCAGAAACAACCGAGTACGCGGTTCCATTGGAGCTTCAAGCGCTTTGTGACAGATTTGTCGCTGGTGACTACAGTACGACTCCAGCCGAGGAAACCATGCTCAAGCTGCGTTATATCCATCTCTCGGCCCATTGGAACCACCCACTTGGTAAACAAAATGGCGGCAGCCTTAAAGTCGTCTATATCAACGCCCCCACGGTGGATGCCGTGCGTGTGCAACATCCTCACGTACCTGACTGGACGCTTTGGTAA
- a CDS encoding sulfite exporter TauE/SafE family protein — translation MSEYSLLGAGLGALIGAILALTGAGGGILAVPLLVFGLGLSMVEAAPIGLLAVGLAAAVGAVLGLREGIVRYRAAGFVAAIGILMAPVGLWLAHRLPNLPLALLFSAVLLYACGRILLKATRELRHGQPAPRAAFQPCVLNPLQGRLRWTLPCARALTFTGMLSGLLSGLLGVGGGFVIIPALTRYTNLDSKSIVATSLAVIALVSTGSVITASLSGVMHWAVGAPFAGGAVLGLIAGRQVARYLAGPRLQQLFALVGMLAAVMLSLGALGAWR, via the coding sequence ATGAGTGAGTACAGCTTGTTGGGCGCAGGGCTCGGCGCGTTGATCGGGGCGATCCTGGCGTTGACCGGGGCCGGTGGCGGGATTCTCGCGGTGCCGCTGTTGGTGTTCGGCCTCGGCCTGAGCATGGTCGAGGCGGCGCCCATCGGCCTGCTCGCGGTGGGCCTGGCCGCCGCCGTGGGCGCGGTGTTGGGGCTGCGCGAAGGCATAGTGCGCTACCGCGCCGCCGGCTTCGTCGCCGCCATCGGCATTCTCATGGCGCCGGTCGGCCTGTGGCTGGCCCACCGCCTGCCGAACCTGCCGCTGGCCCTGCTGTTTTCCGCGGTGCTGCTGTACGCCTGCGGACGCATCCTGCTCAAGGCCACCCGTGAACTGCGCCACGGCCAACCGGCGCCCCGGGCAGCCTTCCAGCCTTGCGTGCTCAACCCCTTGCAGGGCCGACTGCGCTGGACCCTGCCCTGCGCTCGCGCCCTGACCTTCACCGGCATGCTCTCCGGGCTGCTCTCCGGCCTGCTCGGTGTCGGCGGCGGCTTCGTGATCATCCCGGCGCTGACCCGCTACACCAACCTCGACAGCAAAAGCATCGTCGCCACCTCCCTGGCGGTGATCGCCCTGGTGTCCACCGGCAGCGTGATCACCGCCAGCCTCAGCGGCGTGATGCACTGGGCGGTGGGCGCGCCTTTCGCCGGCGGCGCAGTACTGGGGCTGATCGCCGGTCGGCAAGTCGCCCGTTACCTGGCGGGCCCGCGGTTGCAGCAGTTGTTTGCCTTGGTGGGGATGCTGGCGGCGGTGATGCTCAGCCTCGGAGCACTCGGCGCCTGGCGTTGA